The Mytilus galloprovincialis chromosome 7, xbMytGall1.hap1.1, whole genome shotgun sequence genome has a window encoding:
- the LOC143082144 gene encoding nucleoporin NUP35-like has product MMSHTFDSYGESSPMMMGSPNSPASPHQSQFLPGFLLGETSQHAGSPSTRLWSAVTSPSPPKSAHRGSNITSPLSASYITSPGPRETIRPKERPGAPPTKSLMSYSSPSTASPFATSFHQTPSRGFHTPGTSACAPPLSGLSSSIMENMNDTSQFHLAANTKLPPSPAQMDPFYTQGESLTSEDILDETWITVFGFPPAAASFILQQFSQYGNIVKHVIATEGNWMHLHYQSKLQAKKALSKNGRMFAGNIMVGVTPCIDKSVMEDKENPSFSGTPVLGLMDTPVTSKGTPGTSKGTPIRPLTAAYKSARSENDVVRNNQVPQKSNTFASKAMEYMFGW; this is encoded by the exons ATGATGAGTCATACTTTTGACAGTTATg GAGAATCCAGTCCTATGATGATGGGATCTCCTAATAGTCCAGCTAGTCCCCACCAATCACAGTTCCTGCCAGGTTTTCTTCTGGGTGAAACCTCACAACACGCTGGATCA CCTAGTACACGTTTATGGTCAGCAGTTACAAGCCCAAGTCCTCCTAAGTCAGCACACAGAGGTAGCAATATAACTTCACCATTGAGTGCCAGTTATATCACATCACCAGGACCCAG AGAGACAATCAGACCAAAAGAGAGACCTGGTGCACCACCTACAAAGAGTTTGATGTCATATAGCAGTCCATCCACAGCTAGTCCATTCGCTACTTCATTCCATCAG ACACCTTCACGAGGATTCCATACACCTGGGACAAGTGCTTGTGCCCCACCACTATCAG gTCTTTCCTCCAGTATAATGGAAAATATGAATGACACGTCACAGTTCCATTTGGCAGCAAATACTAAACTACCCCCATCTCCTGCTCAGATGGACCCATTCTATACTCAGGG ggAAAGTTTGACATCAGAAGATATTTTAGATGAAACCTGGATTACAGTTTTTGG tTTTCCACCAGCAGCAGCATCCTTTATACTCCAGCAGTTTTCTCAGTATGGAAACATTGTCAAACATGTG ATAGCTACTGAAGGAAATTGGATGCATTTACATTACCAGTCCAAGTTACAGGCAAAAAAAGCTCTAAGTAAAAATGGTAGAATGTTTGCTGGTAATATAATGGTTGGCGTTACTCCTTGCATTGATAAA TCTGTGATGGAAGATAAGGAGAATCCTTCTTTCTCTGGAACACCTGTATTAGGATTAATGGATACACCTGTAACATCAAAAGGAACACCTGGGACATCAAAGGGAACACCTATCAGACCATTGACAGCTGCTTATAAATCAGCAAGGAGTGAAAATGAT GTAGTAAGAAACAACCAAGTTCCTCAGAAGTCCAATACATTTGCCTCCAAGGCTATGGAGTATATGTTTGGTTGGTGA